The genomic DNA GAAAAACATATAAGCGTAACCGGTCTCGGCACAGAATCGGATGAGTTTTTCTCTTTCAGAATGGAACAGGGACAAACCGGCCGTGCACTGGCTTTTATTGGGAGGCGTAATAATGATTAAGGAAAACTATGAACAGGTAAAAAATGAAACAGGCGACGGTGTTAAAATTATTGCCGTTACTAAATATCACACGGTGGAAGAAACGCTTAAAGCTTACGCGGCGGGTGTGAGACATTTCGGTGAAAACAGGATTGAAGGGTTCATTGAAAAACGCGCAGCACTGCCTGACGATGCAGAAGTGCACTTTATCGGTACAATGCAGTCGAGAAAAGTTAAAGAGGTCATCGGTGATCTTCATTATTTACACTCACTTGAGCGTGAAAGTGTAGCGAAAAAAATTGAACAGGCAGGTCAACATGTTGTAAACTGTTTTATACAGGTGAATGTGTCCGACGAAGCTTCAAAACACGGTCTTAAGCCGGAAGAGGTTGAAGCGTTCATCGGTAAGCTGAAAGACTACAAATATGTTAAGGTTATCGGCCTTATGACAATGGCACCGAATACTGAAGACAGTTCAATTATCGAAAACACATTTAAAGGTTTACGTGCACTGCGTGATGAAATTGCAGTCAACTATCCGGAAGTAACGGAACTCAGTATGGGTATGAGCAACGACTATCCAATTGCAGTGCAATACGGAGCAACGTACATACGTATCGGCAGTAAAATTATGGGGAGCTAGGTGAGTGAAAATGGCTATTACTAAGTTTATAAAAGATTTATTTGTCGTAGAAGAGGAAGTTCCTGTGAATGATAAGAAGACAGAACAGACAAAAACTCCGGCGAAAGTTACGAATCTGAATACGAATAAACAGCCGAATAGCCGTCAAAAAGAGGCGGCACCTAAAAAAGCGGTACAAAGCGGCAAGAAACTACCGGTTGCTAAACAAGGGGCTCAGAAACCGGCGGCACCTAAAGCACGTGTACAGCAGGATCAGAAAAAAGCAAAAACAAAAGCAGCACCAACACAAAACAGGGAGAGTCGAACAATGCCTGTAAATGACCAGAATACAAAAGTATGTCTATTTGAACCGAGAGTATTTGCAGAAACACAGGATATTGCAGATGAACTGAAAAGCAACCGTGCTGCATTAGTTAACCTGACTAAAATTGATTCGGTTCCGAAGAAGCGTATCGTGGACTTTTTAAGCGGAACAGTTTATGCTTTAGAAGGCGATATTCAAAAGGTAGGTGCGGACATTTTTCTCTGCACGCCAAACAGTTTTGGTGTTGAAGGTGAAATCTCCGACAAAGAAGAGTTTTTCGATGAAATGTAAGGAGAGTTACTTTGGATAATTCATTAATTGGAACGATATTAATATATGTATGGCAGTTTTTTAACTTCGCATGGCCGATCTTTACATGGGGATTAATTATTTACATATTGTCTTCATGGTTTCCGGCATTACGCGAATCATCATTCGGCGAGTTTCTCGGAAAAGTGTACGAACCGCTGCTTGAACCGTTCAGACGCATGATTCCGCCTCTCGGCGGTGTGCTGGATTTATCACCGATAATTTTAATTATCATTTTCAATCTGTTCGGCAGAGGTATGAACGAAATCTTCAGAGTGATTTTTAACTGGCTTCTATAAACCGGACTGAACAATCCGTACGACAGTTTCCTGATGGAACAGCTGGCGTACGGATTATTTATTCCCGGCAGTTTTAAATTATTAATTAAGGTGTGATATTGATGAAAGGTATATACCAGCATTTCAGACCCGAAGAACGGGAGATGCTTACATTATTAAATAGTAAGTTTGAACAGGCTTCAAATAACTATTATGCTGTGCTGACGGATTTTTTAAATCCGCGTGAACAGAAGATGATTGAAAGTTTAAGCGGCGGCTATCCGGATATAACAGTCGCGTACTACGGCGGCGGAAATAACAGTGAACGCGAACGGCTCCGGGCGCTGCTTCTGCCGGAATATTTTGAGCATACGGCGGATGATTTTGAAATTACTGTCTTTGAAGTGTCGTACCCGGATAAGTTTGTGACACTGTCACACCGCAACCTGCTCGGTGCAATAATGAGCATCGGAGTGGACCGGGGGATTATCGGTGATATCGTCAACGGGGATACAATCCAGTTTGCTGTTGCATCACCATTTAAGGAACTGTTTCAAACTGAACTTGTAAAAATAAAAAATGCACCGCTTAAATTAACCGAAATACCTCACGGTGAGTTTATCGATGCCGCTGTTAATATGAAACCTGTGGCTATACTCAGCTCATCATACCGCCTCGACTCAATCGTTTCACTCGTCTTAAAAGAGGGAAGAGCAAAGTCTAAAGAGCGGGTTGAAAAGGAAAAAGTTAAAGTGAATCATTCGATAGTCGATGAGCCATCGTTTATAATAGAAACCGGAGATATAATTTCGGTACGCGGATTTGGGCGATTTGTCGTTACGGAACAAATTGCGGAAACGAAAAAAGGCAAATACAGACTCGAAGTAATGATAGTAACTGATAAATGAGGTGAACGGAATGAAGAGAGAAGATATTACGAATAAAAAATTCTCAACAGTGTACCGCGGACTGGACGAACAGGCGGTAAGACAGCATTTAACAGAAATAGCGGATGCACTGGATAAGAAAGATGCACGTATTGCACAGCTGGAAGAGATGCTGAATGAAAGAGAAGAAAACCTGAACAGCTTTAAGAGTGTTGAATCTTCGATTCAGGAAGCTATTTTAAGCGCATCGAAAGCCGGCGATGAAATTAAACAGCGTGCACAGAATTACGGTGACAGTATTATCCAGAAAGCAGAGACTGAAGGCGAGCAGATTATCAGCCGTGCCCGCCAGCGTGAAAATCATATGATGGAACACAACGAAGACTTAAAACGCCAGGCTAAAATCTTCAGAGCCCGTTATAAAATGCTGATTCAGGCGCAGCTCGATCTGCTCGAAACAGAAGACTGGGAAAGATTACTTGAATTTGACGGTGACGATTCCGAAAAATAGCAAATTTACATTGACGGATTGTAAGATATTTAGCATAATTAATATGTATTATTAGACATGCAAACTTTCATTCGAATGCAGCGACCGGGGGACGGTGGGAGCCCCGGCGACGATGAACGCTTTGAAATCACTAATGATTTATAAAAAATATAACAACAAAGTGGACTCTAAGCAGTCAAGAAGGGTGGTACCGCGGTCATTCGCCCCTTAATATGCTTAGAGTCTTTTTATTTTAAAAGAAGGAGAATCATTATGGACTATAAAGACACTCTATTAATGCCGAAAACAGCATTTAAAATGCGCGGCGGTTTAGTTAACAAAGAACCAAAAATGCAGCAGCACTGGGAAGACATCGACCTGTACAACAAAAAACTTGAATTAAACAAAGGCAACACGCCTTTTGTGCTTCACGACGGCCCGCCGTATGCCAACGGTAATCTGCATATGGGGCACGCACTGAACAAAATCATCAAGGATTTTATTAACCGCAACAAGCAGATGCAGGGATACTACACACCTTACGTTCCCGGCTGGGATACGCACGGTCTGCCGATTGAACAGGCG from Jeotgalicoccus saudimassiliensis includes the following:
- a CDS encoding YggT family protein; protein product: MDNSLIGTILIYVWQFFNFAWPIFTWGLIIYILSSWFPALRESSFGEFLGKVYEPLLEPFRRMIPPLGGVLDLSPIILIIIFNLFGRGMNEIFRVIFNWLL
- a CDS encoding YggS family pyridoxal phosphate-dependent enzyme — encoded protein: MIKENYEQVKNETGDGVKIIAVTKYHTVEETLKAYAAGVRHFGENRIEGFIEKRAALPDDAEVHFIGTMQSRKVKEVIGDLHYLHSLERESVAKKIEQAGQHVVNCFIQVNVSDEASKHGLKPEEVEAFIGKLKDYKYVKVIGLMTMAPNTEDSSIIENTFKGLRALRDEIAVNYPEVTELSMGMSNDYPIAVQYGATYIRIGSKIMGS
- a CDS encoding DivIVA domain-containing protein, yielding MKREDITNKKFSTVYRGLDEQAVRQHLTEIADALDKKDARIAQLEEMLNEREENLNSFKSVESSIQEAILSASKAGDEIKQRAQNYGDSIIQKAETEGEQIISRARQRENHMMEHNEDLKRQAKIFRARYKMLIQAQLDLLETEDWERLLEFDGDDSEK
- a CDS encoding YlmH family RNA-binding protein, with the protein product MKGIYQHFRPEEREMLTLLNSKFEQASNNYYAVLTDFLNPREQKMIESLSGGYPDITVAYYGGGNNSERERLRALLLPEYFEHTADDFEITVFEVSYPDKFVTLSHRNLLGAIMSIGVDRGIIGDIVNGDTIQFAVASPFKELFQTELVKIKNAPLKLTEIPHGEFIDAAVNMKPVAILSSSYRLDSIVSLVLKEGRAKSKERVEKEKVKVNHSIVDEPSFIIETGDIISVRGFGRFVVTEQIAETKKGKYRLEVMIVTDK
- a CDS encoding cell division protein SepF, translated to MAITKFIKDLFVVEEEVPVNDKKTEQTKTPAKVTNLNTNKQPNSRQKEAAPKKAVQSGKKLPVAKQGAQKPAAPKARVQQDQKKAKTKAAPTQNRESRTMPVNDQNTKVCLFEPRVFAETQDIADELKSNRAALVNLTKIDSVPKKRIVDFLSGTVYALEGDIQKVGADIFLCTPNSFGVEGEISDKEEFFDEM